Genomic window (Rathayibacter sp. VKM Ac-2760):
GTGACCGGCGAGGCGACCGAGCAGTCGGCGGACGAGCAGGCCGCGACCGAGGCCGCCGTCACCAACTACGTCGCCTACGTGAAGTCGCAGTCGGGCGAGCTGCTGCCCGCCGTGACGGCCTTCGCCGACGCGTACGCGGCCGGCGACGACGAGAAGGCCCGCAGCCTCTTCGCTGCGACCCGCGTCTTCTACGAGCGCATCGAGCCGACCGCCGAGGCGTTCGGCGACCTCGACCCGAAGATCGACTACCGCGAGGTGGACGCCGTCGCCGAGGGCCTGGACTGGACCGGCTTCCACCGCATCGAGAAGGACCTCTGGGTCCCCGCCGCCGACGCGCTGAACTCCGACGGCACGAGCGCCTGGCTCGACTGGGCGCCGTCGACTCCCGAGCAGCGGACCGCGTTCGCCGACGGCCTCGTCTCCGACGTGCAGGACCTCTACGACCTCGTCGCCGCACCCGACTTCACCGTCTCGGTCGGCGACATCTCCAACGGCGCGATCGGCCTGCTCGACGAGGTCGCCGCCGGCAAGATCACCGGCGAGGAGGACTGGTGGTCGGGCACCGACCTGACCGACTTCGCCGCGAACGTGCAGGGCGCGGAGGTGGCCTTCGGCAACGTCGAGCCGATCGCGACCGCCACCGGTGACGACGGCGCCGCGCTCACCACAGAGATCGGCCGGCGCTTCGCCGAGCTCGACACGATGCTCGCGCAGTACGGCTCGATCGACTCCGGCTTCGTCGCCTACTCGAGCGTGACCGACGAGCAGAAGAAGGAGCTGTCGGACCAGGTCAACGCCCTGTCCGAGCCGCTCTCGCAGCTGACCCACACGGTGCTCGGCGTCGAGGAGCCCGCGGAGTAGTGGAGCCCGACCAGAACGCGACCGGGCCGGACGCCGCCCCGGACCGGCCGATCGGCGCCGACGAGCCCGCCGAGCAGCCCCGCCGCCTCTCGCGGCGCGGGCTGCTCGGCCTCGTCTCGGCGGGCACCGCGGGCCTCGCCGCGGGGATCGGCGGGACGGTCGCCGTCACCTCCGCGACCAGCGCGAACGCCTCCTCCGCCGCCACCCGGGTGGTGCCCTTCTTCGGCGCCAACCAGGCGGGCATCACGACGGCCGCGCAGGACCGGCTGCACTTCGCGGCGTTCGACCTCGCCTCCAGCGCCACCCGCGACGACCTGATCGAGCTGCTGCAGGACTGGACCGTCGCGGCATCGCGGCTGACCCAGGGCCTCGACGTGAGCGAGGAGGGCGCCGTCGGCGGGCCCGACACCGCTCCGCCGGACGACACCGGCGAGGCGCTCGGCCTCGACGCCTCCTCGCTCACGATCACCTTCGGCTTCGGGCCCTCGCTCTTCGCCGACGAGTCGGGTACCGACCGGTTCGGCCTCGCCGACCGCCGGCCGGCCGCGCTCGAGACCCTCCCCCGCTTCCGCGGCGACGCGCTGATCCCGGCGGCCGGCGGCGGCGACCTCTGCATCCAGGCCTGCGCGGACGACCCGCAGGTCGCCGTGCACGCGATCCGCAATCTCAGCCGGATCGCCTTCGGCCGCGCCTCGCTGCGCTGGTCGCAGCTCGGCTTCGGGCGCACCTCCTCCACCTCGACGGCGCAGGCGACTCCGCGGAACCTCTTCGGCTTCAAGGACGGCACCGCGAACATCAAGTCCGAGGAGCCGGACGCGGTGCAGGAGCACGTCTGGGTGCAGGACGCGGACGGGCCGGCCTGGCTCGCGGGCGGCAGCTATCTCGTGGCCCGCAAGATCCGGATGATCATCGAGACCTGGGACCGCAGCCAGCTCGGCGAGCAGGAGCGGGTGATCGGCCGCAGCAAGGGCTCCGGCGCTCCGCTCTCGGGCGGCGGGGAGTTCACCGAGCCGGACTTCGAGGCGGCCGGCGCGACCGGCGCTCCCCTGGTCGACCGGGAGTCGCACGTGCGGCTCGCGCACCCGACGGTCAACAACGGGGCTCGGCTGCTGCGCCGCGGCTACAACTTCGTCGACGGCAACGACGAGCTGGGGCGGCTGAACGCGGGGCTGTTCTTCCTGTCGTTCCAGCGATCGCCGGAGCAGTTCATCGCGGTGCAGCGGAACCTCGCGACGGACGCGCTCAACGAGTACATCAAGCACGTCGGCTCCGCGGTCTTCGCGGTGCCGCCCGGCGTGCGGGGCGAGGGCGACTTCGTGGGCTCGGGGCTGTTCGCCTGATCCCTCCGCGTTCCTGAGGGAATCTCCCTGCCGGCACAGGTCGTCGGCGGCTGCCTCTCCGAGTGCGGCAAGGTCGGCTCCCTAGCGTCGACGGCGATGTCCGGGAACAGTGCGAAGAACCAGCCGACCAAGCGCGAGCGGCAGGAGCTCGCCCGCATCGAGGCGCGGGAGCGGCGCGAGCAGGAGCGGCGCCGGAAGCGGCGGAACCGCGTCCTGGGCCAGAGCGGCGCCGCCGTCGGGGTGCTCGCCGTCGTCGCCCTCGTCGCGTGGAACGTCTGGTCGCAGCAGGAGATCGCGAGCACCGGTCCGGCGAACATGCTGAGCGACGGCATCGTGCTGACCGGGGCGGACTCGGCGGTGACCGCCGAGACGACGCCGCCGATCGAGGCGGGCGAGGAGCCCGTGCCGACCGACGAGGCGGCCACGCGGGCGGGCGGCGTCGTGACCGTCGATCTCTACGTCGACTACCTCTGCCCGTACTGCGGGCAGTTCGAGACGGCGAACGCGGCGAATCTGCGGTCGTGGCTGACGCAGGGGGCGATCTCGCTCGAGATCCATCCGGTCGCGATCCTCGACTCCTCCTCCGCCGGGTCGGAGTACTCGAGCCGGGCGGCGAACGCGGCGGCCTGCGTGGCCGACGAGGATCCGGACCGGTTCCTCGCGGTGCACGAGGCGCTGTTCGCGAAGCAGCCGGCCGAGGGGACGACGGGGCTGAGCGACGACGAGCTCCGCGCGCTCGTGACGGAGGCGGGCGTGAGTGACGACGACGTGCTCGCGTGCATCACCAGCGGCGAGTTCCGGCCGTGGGTGGCGGCCGCGACGGAGCGGGCGACCTCGGGGACGCTCGCGAACTCCTCCGTCGCGAAGCTGTCGTCGACGCCGACGGTGCTCGTGAACGGCGAGCAGTACACCGGCGAGCCGGACGATGCGGACGCGTTCGTGGCGTTCATCACCTCGACGCTCGAGGCGGAGGGCGCGATGCCGGCGCCGACGCCGGCGGGCTGACGGCGGGGTCTCGATACGCCGCTGCGCGGCTACTCGACCAGCAAAGGGGGCCGCCGTGCGGCTGCTCGACCAGCAGGAAGGGCTGCAACGACGAACGACCGGCGGAGCGGGCTCCGGCCGGTCGTTCGTCGTGCAGGGCGCCTCGCGGGCGCCCCCGGGTCAGTTCTGCTTCTTCAGGCGGCTCGTCGCGCGGGCGCGGGCGTTCGCGTCGAGCTCGACCTTGCGGATGCGCACGATCTCGGGGGTGACCTCGACGCACTCGTCCTCGCGGGCGAACTCGAGGCACTCCTCGAGCGTCAGCTGGCGCGAGGGCGTCATCGACTCGAAGGTGTCGGAGGTGGACTGACGCATGTTGGTCAGCTTCTTCTCCTTGGTGATGTTGACGTCCATG
Coding sequences:
- the efeO gene encoding iron uptake system protein EfeO, whose amino-acid sequence is MPPRTRPRRLPRVATGLAGAGALALLLTGCVPNTPAASSAAALDVAIDDGACAVSAATAEAGAVTFALENTGSDVNEFEILAEDKLRIVGEKENVTPGQSVSYVAQLEPGTYYTACKFQQVGAPVGLAEFTVTGEATEQSADEQAATEAAVTNYVAYVKSQSGELLPAVTAFADAYAAGDDEKARSLFAATRVFYERIEPTAEAFGDLDPKIDYREVDAVAEGLDWTGFHRIEKDLWVPAADALNSDGTSAWLDWAPSTPEQRTAFADGLVSDVQDLYDLVAAPDFTVSVGDISNGAIGLLDEVAAGKITGEEDWWSGTDLTDFAANVQGAEVAFGNVEPIATATGDDGAALTTEIGRRFAELDTMLAQYGSIDSGFVAYSSVTDEQKKELSDQVNALSEPLSQLTHTVLGVEEPAE
- the efeB gene encoding iron uptake transporter deferrochelatase/peroxidase subunit, producing the protein MGADEPAEQPRRLSRRGLLGLVSAGTAGLAAGIGGTVAVTSATSANASSAATRVVPFFGANQAGITTAAQDRLHFAAFDLASSATRDDLIELLQDWTVAASRLTQGLDVSEEGAVGGPDTAPPDDTGEALGLDASSLTITFGFGPSLFADESGTDRFGLADRRPAALETLPRFRGDALIPAAGGGDLCIQACADDPQVAVHAIRNLSRIAFGRASLRWSQLGFGRTSSTSTAQATPRNLFGFKDGTANIKSEEPDAVQEHVWVQDADGPAWLAGGSYLVARKIRMIIETWDRSQLGEQERVIGRSKGSGAPLSGGGEFTEPDFEAAGATGAPLVDRESHVRLAHPTVNNGARLLRRGYNFVDGNDELGRLNAGLFFLSFQRSPEQFIAVQRNLATDALNEYIKHVGSAVFAVPPGVRGEGDFVGSGLFA
- a CDS encoding thioredoxin domain-containing protein translates to MSGNSAKNQPTKRERQELARIEARERREQERRRKRRNRVLGQSGAAVGVLAVVALVAWNVWSQQEIASTGPANMLSDGIVLTGADSAVTAETTPPIEAGEEPVPTDEAATRAGGVVTVDLYVDYLCPYCGQFETANAANLRSWLTQGAISLEIHPVAILDSSSAGSEYSSRAANAAACVADEDPDRFLAVHEALFAKQPAEGTTGLSDDELRALVTEAGVSDDDVLACITSGEFRPWVAAATERATSGTLANSSVAKLSSTPTVLVNGEQYTGEPDDADAFVAFITSTLEAEGAMPAPTPAG